GCGGGGTCAAGCGGGGGCAGCTCGGTAATTATAGATGGAACGCATCGCGGCCGTTCGTGTGGCCAGCGGGGCGGGATCGGACGGCCGGGGGGAGGTGGGCGGGTAGGCCGTTGGCGCGTGCAGGATTAGAAACTTCTTTGTTTGAAAACGGAGTCGTTTTCCTCGTAGAAACCGTGTGGGATTAGGTAGAGTAACAGTAGGGGCAAAGGATTATTAAgcctttatttatttctttttctttttggcttcGACTAATGTTAGGTAAAACAGACAAATGGCCAGTGCATAACACATTTTCCCTCTCGCAAATATAGCAAGCGCACATTTCAGGTGTGCGATTGTCCTATTTTTAGCAGAGTGACTAGTTAATAATAAATCTTTAAAATTGCTTATCTTTTCTAAGAAGCACCATTTGTTATGTCAGTGAATCATGATGATTTAAGTACTATATAGATTCCTTTTTTTCACAAAATGTGGTTTTGCGTTTCTGTTGAATATTGTTGCCCTTTCTACACTTTACACCCATGGATAGAACAGACAAGTTCAAATTAAATGCAGaactttgcaaaaaaaaaaaactcaacGGCTTGGCCACTGAAAAAAATAGTCAATTGACACTGACACTCGCAGGTAAACATCATTTATAAAAGTAAGGCATATGTGGGAAATTGGAGTTTCATTGCTCCATTTGAATTTTCTGTAAATGTGATCACAGCATCAGCATCCGCAAAAAACTGTGCAGTACATCAGCTTCGAAACAAAAATGCCATTCGTTTCCAATCAATAAACAGAGAGCCGACTCAAGCATTGCCAATTTACGCATCTAGTTTCTTCTCAGCTTCACCAATCACCCGCAGTTGCTCGAAAAAGGCAGTGAGTTTCCTCATGTCCTCCTCTTGGACGCTGGGCGGGGCCTTCTCTCTGTAACCGGACGCTTCCATCTTCTGAGAAAGGGCATGCTGTAGCCTGCGCGCATGGATAACAAGAAACCATGTTACAGGTGATACAGTGGAATTAACAACAACGACAACCATACATGCGGATCTTTAGCGGGAGAGAACAATTAGATGGCAAATCAGGCTTACTTTTGGATTTCATCCCTCTTTTTCCTTAGCTTTTCGAGCTCCACTTCCGCGTTTAGAGCTCCTTGAAGCTGAAGGTATACGGACAGATCTTTGTTGACAACAGCAGTCGAACAGTCAGGTGGAGTTTCGTCACTCTCTGCCAGGATCTGGAAATTGTCCAACATCAAATCAGTGTTTTTCATCAAACAGATGAAAAAGGATaaaaacaactactccctccgttccttgatataaggtgtatagatttttgagaaaaaatccgaaatataaggtgtattgcattgCACCACTTGGCTGGATAATGTTTTTAGTGAAtttattatatttccatatattaggctagctcctctattttctcatgttaaTTAGTTAGGTGTAATCTCACCCATAACTTGTGAAATTTTTTCTCCACATGCATTCTTTAATTTCCgtaccaaaaactatacaccctatattaagaaacggagggagtatgaaaatTGATTATTCTGCGATAGACAGTCACTTGAGATGATATGCTCCACTCCAGGCTTTACCAAAACATTAGATCCGTAAAGGAAGTTTTCAGATAATAAAACACATAATACAGCTAAGGAAATGCAAGGCAAAACCTTAAGTGACGATACAGAAGAAAGAGACACCACTAGAGATTGATAGCACTGAACAGTGGCAGCAATATCTTCGCCTCGACAAAGTGCAAAAGCAGGTCGCCTGTTCATGAAAAAGATAAGAAATAAGATGTCGATTTGGCAAGCCAACTGTAGAACAAGAAGAATCAAGCAACCATATATATCATGCACAGTACATTGTGAACACAAAGCCCAGGTACATGACCACATATACACACCTCTCATTTGTATCTGTTGGTGGCTTCAGAGATCTTAGTTTGTTCACAGTatccaagataatactaaattcacTTTCAAGTTTATCATCTGCCCATTCCTGTGATAAAGAACAATTGTTTTCCACTAAGAAAAGGATATTGCAACATGAAATTCGATGTATTTAAAGTCTTCTGTTAGACATGAGTATTACCTGAACAACAGATGGATATTCTGATATCATGATGGAATTTTTTCTGCAAGAATCTTTGGGCTGAGGAAGACGCTGCCAGAGTTCTTCTGTTACATAAGGCATGAATGGGTGGAGCAGACGCAAACCATTGTCGAGGCAAACCCATAGGGCATCTCTACAAGCAGCTCTTGCTGAATCGAACTCTTGAGAGTCATTGAAGAAGTAAGGTTTTACAGCTTCTATAAATACATCACATAGCTGGTATTGCCACCATGAGTAAATAGCAGATGTTGCATCGGCGAACTTGTATGCTTCTAATGAGGTCACAGTCTTGCCAATAGCCTTGTTAAGTACCGAGAGTATCCATTTGCAGACCGGGGGCATTGAAGACGCAACAATGGTTGCTGGTGGAGTATAATGATCACCAAGTTTGCCCATTGCAAAACGAATGGCATTCCACAATTTATTGCACCATTGGCGATATCCAACAACCCTCTTGATATCAAGATTTATCTTGTCAGACTGCAAAACAAGAGAGATTCTATAAAAAGATGAATTGGGAGCTTATAATACTACAACAGAAACTCAAATGGGTGTGACTATAACCTGAGAAGTGTAAGAAATCAGTGCGAAACGGAGTGCATCAGTGCCACATTCAGCAATGCCATCAGGAAAATCTTTCTTCTTCCCTTCTCTTGCAACACTTAACTCATTTTGATCCAGGTTGCCTTCTTCCAAACGTTTGAGGAGATCTTCCAGTGTCGTAccgtttatcacctcgaggggatcaACAACATTACCAAGTGACTTGGACATTTTGCGGCCATGTGCATCACGGATCATAGGATGCAAATACACCTGCAAAAGAGGGTGCAATCATGATTCAGTATGCAAGACAATTAAAGCATATCTTCAACTAGAAAAGAGTTGAAGCTCAATATGGTTGGTTAAATAAATAGTTTCGGAATTTAAAGAGAAGCACCTTCCatccagaaaagaaaaggaaagttaATGAGTTTAAGCATTTAACACTACATGATAGTCTCAATCAAGCACACAGTACAATATGACAAAGGACGATGATGACAGAAATGTAACTTGTGTTCAAAATTAACTAAGAACAGAGTTCATGCAGGAAGCTGACCCGTTGACACAAATGACAGATCGCGGAATGATAATTGAAAAAGGGTGGAAGTTTCTCCAACGAGTATCTGGAAAACTTATAGTGCACTATATTGTCAAACAATTACGCTCTCATTTTTTTAACTGAACCTTGTCTGTAACATCCACATACTCCAACTACCAAGGTTTAAGGTAGATTGCCGTGAGTAACATATCTTCAGAGTTCAATCAGGACAACACTGGAATGGCATGTAGAGGAAAATGGCAGAGCAGCAAATAGTGCAAAATGGACAACCTCATTAATCCATTCAGCAAATGTCAGTagaattcataatgcatgattttGTGAAACAATGGTGGTTATGCACTGCCACTATTAAATGTAGATTGCTTCAGTTTTTGGACATTTGGGCATAGCTACTGTTACACTAAAGCAAAGTTTCACTATGTCCAGGCCTATGGAGACAGAAGGAAGAGGTAGCTATAAGCTAAAGAGTGCGCACAAGGAATTAGATTATTTATGTATAATGGATTATTAAAACTGTAGATAGAATACAGTTTAATTGTCAGAGAAAAACATTTCTGTCGTTACCTTCTGAAATGGCACATCACCACCAAGTTGCATACCCATCATCACCATACGTGCCACCCAGAAGAAGAGAATATCAAGTCCAGTTTCAAGTACTGAAGTAGGGTAGAAAGCACGAAGATCAGCAGTATCATCTGGCCAACCAAGCACTGTCAATGGGAAGAGACCAGATGAAAACCAAGTATCCAAAACGTCAGGGTCTTGATTTAACTGGAATTTCTTCCCCGGATACTTTTTCTGTGCCTCAAGCATTGCATCACATTCATTCCTTGCGACTATCCAACGGTCATTGTTTGATCCCAGATCATTCAATTGCTCATCTTCTAGTGTCACATACCACGCAGGTACACGATGTCCCCACCAGAGTTGCCTTGAAACACACCAATCGCGTATATTTTCAAGCCATCTGCAAGAATGGTGGATGGATCATGTTTCTTGATATTTCATTACTTTCAGCTGAAGTCTGCAAGAGGTGGCACTTATAACTAGGCAAAAGGAGATACCTGTACCAGTCTTGTTCATATTGTTGCGGAATAATCTCAATTTTTTTGGATCTTACAGCATCAAGACCTGCCTTTGCCATCGTATGGCAATTAACAAACCATTGAGGCTTTATCATAGGTTCCACTACATCATTACTTCTTGAACAAATGCCCAAATTCATTTCATTCTTTTTTGTGTCCTTGTACAACCCCTTAATTGGCAGAATAAAACATTGTTAGTCCAAAACTCAGaactacttcctctgttcctaaatatatgcctttctagagatttcaatatggactacatacggatgtatatagacatagtttagagtgtagattcactcattttgctacgtatgtagtccatattgaaatctctaaaaagacttatatttaggaacggatggagtacttaattaatccaaatgaaataaattggaAAAGGTAAAAAAATCAGTCTAAAGTGATTAGTAAAGGTAAATAGTTGGTCACTGGATTCCACAGGCATGCAAATTTCTAATAAGAGATGAGAATCCGTTACAATGGATACCCAACCAAAATGGGATAACATGAAGAAGCCTTGAAGCAACATATACACAAACTACCAAAACACATATTTCTCATAAAAAGAACGCTGTACTGAGAGACTCATTAACTAGATTAATCAGAAAGGGTGAAGGACAACCATGTAAGAGGTAGAAATGTTTATACAAGAAACAATATTGCTTAAGGCTAGCAAGTTCCAATTTGTTTTTTGTAGTAAGTGTTAGCAAAATAGAAATGTGAATATTACATTACATAAGTTCATGATATTTCACTGTATAGTCTCTCTTTGTATGCCATCACCTAAAATTTATACTAATCCAGCGCAATAACCTAACAACCATTCTTCAAATACTACATCATAAACGTTATGCACCAATAGCTAAATGAAACCAGTAATACCTTTTCCTTCAGTGCATCAATAACTGCAACCCGAGCAGCAAATCTTGGCATTCCTTCAAATTGTGCACCTCCATTGCTGTTTATCTTCCCATCATCTGTGAAGATATTGATGAACTCTAGGTTGTGTCGTTTTCCAACCTCAAAGTCATTTGGGTCATGGGCAGGTGTAATCTGCAAAACGAGCACGCAAATAAATTAGGTAAACTGAAATAAAAATAAATTAGGTCAGTCCTAGGCATTATAACATACCTTGACAGCCCCAGTACCGAAAGTGGGATCCACTAACACCGCATCGCAGATTATTTTGAGTTTTCGGCCATTGAACGGGTGAATGGCATGCTTTCCATGCAGATGCTTATACCTTTTATCCTCAGGATGAACAGCTATTGCCGTATCACCGAGCATTGTTTCAATTCTTGTTGTTGCGACAATAATTTCACCTAGTCCTTCTTCAAGAGGAtaggcaaaggatatcaacacaccAAACTGTACAGGACTACTATAACCAGGGACCTTCAGCATAGTTTCCTCTTTAAGCTCTAGATGATCCACCTGAGAAAACAGCATTTTTAATGAAGAAGTTGATCTTAGTCATGGGTGTGGAATCAAACTGTACAGTGTAGACAATACAATAAGCTTTGTTAACCTCTATGTCAGATATTGCTGTTAAAAGTGTGCAGTCCCAATTCACAAGGCGGTAGTCCCTGTAAAGGACCAAATCATACATAAGAGGTAAGAAAACTAGGTCGGTCATTGAATGACATAGAGATGATAGTTAAAAATATGTTAACACTTACAGCAACAGAAGGAGAGGAAACTAACCTATAAATTAGGCCATCTTTGTGCAACCTAACAAATGCTTCGGTTACAGCTTTCGATCGTTGTTCATCCATTGTGAAACACTGATACACGAGTTAAGATCATCAAGTTGGTAATTTCAGAGTAAGAAATATAAGAGTAAAAAAAACAAGTGCATGTGCTTTTTTTCTCAACTAAAGAAAACAGGAATTTTACCTCACGGGACCAATCAAGCGAAGCCCCAAGCCTACGTAATTGACCCAGTATGGTACCACCGTACTGATCTTTCCATTTCAGAACCTGACCGAAAGATGATGACAAAAAATAGAATAAGCAAGAAAATGATTACCACAATGGAATCAAATTAAGCCCAGTGTGAAGCTATGCTCACTGCGATTTTATGACTACATCGGATGTTGAGCCCGATTATTAATATTCCATAGTATAAAGGTAATGATTAAATGAATTATGATCTGATACAGGAGAAGATGAACAACAAACATAACCATGTATTAAGGGGAATATAGGTGCTTACTTCAGATATAAATTTGTCACGGCCTATGTCATGCCTTGTCAGCTTCCTTTCACGCATTAGCTTCTTTTCCACTACAACCTGGCTTAGGAGAACATATTATTAAATCAAACAGAGGGTGTAGGATATAATGCAGGTTGAAGACAATACAAAATAACTACATTTGGCAACACCATACAagatgagagaattccttatttaacactgtctAAATTTTATGCCCTATTTGACATCGACAAATAATTTCTTCCCTATCTAGCAAGgagtctaaattttatgccttttataaCACTTCAGTCCATTTTTAGCCTAAATGACACTTGAAAAGACTCTTTTACCCCTCATGTGGTATGTTTGTGCACGTGTGctgtttgatgattttttttatcaTCTTTATGAATAATTATTATACTATTATTTGTTGGATTTTCTTATGGAGCCCACATAATCTATTTTGAATATCTAAGTTTTCTTTTAGGGGGGGCAAGGCCCTTGCCAGCACCCTATGCCTCCACCACTGTGTGTGTTGTTGTGTGTGTGCTAAATAAGGAAacgaaattttttttgaattttttttgagtgttaaataaggaaacgaaatttaagatagtgttaaataaggaattgttTCATACAAGATTTAGTTTCATTTGCTAAAAGGGAAAAAGAAAGTCTGATAAAGAGAAAGTACATCATTCTGCCAAAACTAAAATATCCATGTGGCCATTGCTTCTAGTTAGGtgcatgatgatatacgagatagagttggggtagcaccaattgaggagaagcttgtccaacatcgtttgagatggtttgggcatattcagcgcaggcctccagaagctccagtgcatagcggacggctaaagcgtgcggagaatgtcaagagagggcggggtcgaccgattttgacatgggaggagtccgttaagagagacctgaaggattggagtatcgacaaagagctagctatggacaggggtgcgtggaagcttgctatccatgtgccagagccatgagttggttgcgagatcttatgggtttcacctctagcctaccccaacttgtttgggactaaaggctttgttgttgttgttgttgttgttgttgttgttgttgttgccattGCTTCTAGTTAGGTGCATGCGAAATTGGCAAGCCTACCGGTAAGGCAGTAACACGGTAAGAAACATCTGGGCTTTGGAAATAGTGTTCCAAATACTTTTGTCAATATTACAAACATTACATATACTAACAGGGCCTAGAACCCCTGTTGGCAGCTTTGTTTTAGTGGTGGCACACAAACAACAAACACGGTATTTTTTCATAAGTTGAGTGACAGCAAGTGCCACCAAAGAAGATATGAGTAACTCAACTGTACTATATGTGTATGTcattcacaagatgaacttaatcaAGTCCAAGATACAGACCTGTGTAGCAATTCCAGCATGGTCCACTCCTGGGACCCACAGAGCATTATATCCCGACATTCTCCTCCACCTTATCATAGCGTCCTGCATTGTTGAAACAAAATAAAAGCAAAGAGCTTAAAATGTCTCGTGAGTGACCAGGGAATGGCAAATAGGTCTCACATCTCTACAAGCATAAAATTTACACCTCTATAGCCACTGTAAGTGCATGACCAATATGAAGCGCTCCAGTCACATTCGGAGGTGGTAGAACCTGAAATGAAATAACTTAGCACTTTTGCTGGAAGGAAATCCAAATCCACATTTGTACAAAAACACTAGTGATCCCATAAGATGACATCATGCTAACCCAGCTCCCAGTGCACATCTTGCATGAAGCTAATAAGAAGTGGGTCACTTACTATAACAAAAGGTGGTTTTGTGCTTGCAGGGTCTGCCCCAAAATATCCTGCTGACTCCCACCAGGAGTACCACCTACATTGTGGGGAGAAAAGGTATTCAGTTCAGGTAGGCGTCTCAGATGCTATGAATTACAAATACGAGAAAAGCAGACTAGTGCATCTTACGATTTTTCAACTGCACTTGGGCTATACTGCTTAGCCATTTGAGGTGCAAGCGATTTCTTCTCCCCACTAGGGGTCTCAGGGTCAATGAAATCCTCGGGGTTTTCATCCCCCGCAgccttcttcttttgcttcttctcacTTTTCTTAGGTCCATCCGATGTTGCTTGAGCCTGCAGACGACGAAATCAGCACAAACCCATCTCCACCAAGCGTTCCAGCACCAAACTCATTTAAGGATGTTGCAACCTGGAGCCTAGCAGTCTCCTTTTGCTTTGCCTTGAGCTTTTTCTCCTCTTTCTCTCTAGCCTGCAAGTAGAACACTGAACCCATAAGGGATCTTTTCCCATAAACATAACTAATAATTCATCTTGGCACTGGACCTGTAGTTTCTAACATCAGCACAATTCACAGATGACCACACAACCAATTCGGGAGAACTGGTTGTCAATTACAAATGCACGTCAAGACGAACAACAGCACAGGGACAAAATTCGCGAAAGCAATTTCACACGGATGTCGGCCAAGCATACCTTCTGCTCT
The Triticum dicoccoides isolate Atlit2015 ecotype Zavitan chromosome 3A, WEW_v2.0, whole genome shotgun sequence genome window above contains:
- the LOC119267321 gene encoding valine--tRNA ligase, mitochondrial 1-like isoform X3 — protein: MEKPAARAPGKAASEEKLDDKELELERERKLKKEQKAREKEEKKLKAKQKETARLQAQATSDGPKKSEKKQKKKAAGDENPEDFIDPETPSGEKKSLAPQMAKQYSPSAVEKSWYSWWESAGYFGADPASTKPPFVIVLPPPNVTGALHIGHALTVAIEDAMIRWRRMSGYNALWVPGVDHAGIATQVVVEKKLMRERKLTRHDIGRDKFISEVLKWKDQYGGTILGQLRRLGASLDWSRECFTMDEQRSKAVTEAFVRLHKDGLIYRDYRLVNWDCTLLTAISDIEVDHLELKEETMLKVPGYSSPVQFGVLISFAYPLEEGLGEIIVATTRIETMLGDTAIAVHPEDKRYKHLHGKHAIHPFNGRKLKIICDAVLVDPTFGTGAVKITPAHDPNDFEVGKRHNLEFINIFTDDGKINSNGGAQFEGMPRFAARVAVIDALKEKGLYKDTKKNEMNLGICSRSNDVVEPMIKPQWFVNCHTMAKAGLDAVRSKKIEIIPQQYEQDWYRWLENIRDWCVSRQLWWGHRVPAWYVTLEDEQLNDLGSNNDRWIVARNECDAMLEAQKKYPGKKFQLNQDPDVLDTWFSSGLFPLTVLGWPDDTADLRAFYPTSVLETGLDILFFWVARMVMMGMQLGGDVPFQKVYLHPMIRDAHGRKMSKSLGNVVDPLEVINGTTLEDLLKRLEEGNLDQNELSVAREGKKKDFPDGIAECGTDALRFALISYTSQSDKINLDIKRVVGYRQWCNKLWNAIRFAMGKLGDHYTPPATIVASSMPPVCKWILSVLNKAIGKTVTSLEAYKFADATSAIYSWWQYQLCDVFIEAVKPYFFNDSQEFDSARAACRDALWVCLDNGLRLLHPFMPYVTEELWQRLPQPKDSCRKNSIMISEYPSVVQEWADDKLESEFSIILDTVNKLRSLKPPTDTNERRPAFALCRGEDIAATVQCYQSLVVSLSSVSSLKILAESDETPPDCSTAVVNKDLSVYLQLQGALNAEVELEKLRKKRDEIQKLQHALSQKMEASGYREKAPPSVQEEDMRKLTAFFEQLRVIGEAEKKLDA
- the LOC119267321 gene encoding valine--tRNA ligase, mitochondrial 1-like isoform X2 gives rise to the protein MEKPAARAPGKAASEEKQLDDKELELERERKLKKEQKAREKEEKKLKAKQKETARLQAQATSDGPKKSEKKQKKKAAGDENPEDFIDPETPSGEKKSLAPQMAKQYSPSAVEKSWYSWWESAGYFGADPASTKPPFVIVLPPPNVTGALHIGHALTVAIEDAMIRWRRMSGYNALWVPGVDHAGIATQVVVEKKLMRERKLTRHDIGRDKFISEVLKWKDQYGGTILGQLRRLGASLDWSRECFTMDEQRSKAVTEAFVRLHKDGLIYRDYRLVNWDCTLLTAISDIEVDHLELKEETMLKVPGYSSPVQFGVLISFAYPLEEGLGEIIVATTRIETMLGDTAIAVHPEDKRYKHLHGKHAIHPFNGRKLKIICDAVLVDPTFGTGAVKITPAHDPNDFEVGKRHNLEFINIFTDDGKINSNGGAQFEGMPRFAARVAVIDALKEKGLYKDTKKNEMNLGICSRSNDVVEPMIKPQWFVNCHTMAKAGLDAVRSKKIEIIPQQYEQDWYRWLENIRDWCVSRQLWWGHRVPAWYVTLEDEQLNDLGSNNDRWIVARNECDAMLEAQKKYPGKKFQLNQDPDVLDTWFSSGLFPLTVLGWPDDTADLRAFYPTSVLETGLDILFFWVARMVMMGMQLGGDVPFQKVYLHPMIRDAHGRKMSKSLGNVVDPLEVINGTTLEDLLKRLEEGNLDQNELSVAREGKKKDFPDGIAECGTDALRFALISYTSQSDKINLDIKRVVGYRQWCNKLWNAIRFAMGKLGDHYTPPATIVASSMPPVCKWILSVLNKAIGKTVTSLEAYKFADATSAIYSWWQYQLCDVFIEAVKPYFFNDSQEFDSARAACRDALWVCLDNGLRLLHPFMPYVTEELWQRLPQPKDSCRKNSIMISEYPSVVQEWADDKLESEFSIILDTVNKLRSLKPPTDTNERRPAFALCRGEDIAATVQCYQSLVVSLSSVSSLKILAESDETPPDCSTAVVNKDLSVYLQLQGALNAEVELEKLRKKRDEIQKLQHALSQKMEASGYREKAPPSVQEEDMRKLTAFFEQLRVIGEAEKKLDA
- the LOC119267321 gene encoding valine--tRNA ligase, mitochondrial 1-like isoform X1, yielding MEKVIPRSSAPIDGSLRSRASDSSFAGLVQPAARAPGKAASEEKQLDDKELELERERKLKKEQKAREKEEKKLKAKQKETARLQAQATSDGPKKSEKKQKKKAAGDENPEDFIDPETPSGEKKSLAPQMAKQYSPSAVEKSWYSWWESAGYFGADPASTKPPFVIVLPPPNVTGALHIGHALTVAIEDAMIRWRRMSGYNALWVPGVDHAGIATQVVVEKKLMRERKLTRHDIGRDKFISEVLKWKDQYGGTILGQLRRLGASLDWSRECFTMDEQRSKAVTEAFVRLHKDGLIYRDYRLVNWDCTLLTAISDIEVDHLELKEETMLKVPGYSSPVQFGVLISFAYPLEEGLGEIIVATTRIETMLGDTAIAVHPEDKRYKHLHGKHAIHPFNGRKLKIICDAVLVDPTFGTGAVKITPAHDPNDFEVGKRHNLEFINIFTDDGKINSNGGAQFEGMPRFAARVAVIDALKEKGLYKDTKKNEMNLGICSRSNDVVEPMIKPQWFVNCHTMAKAGLDAVRSKKIEIIPQQYEQDWYRWLENIRDWCVSRQLWWGHRVPAWYVTLEDEQLNDLGSNNDRWIVARNECDAMLEAQKKYPGKKFQLNQDPDVLDTWFSSGLFPLTVLGWPDDTADLRAFYPTSVLETGLDILFFWVARMVMMGMQLGGDVPFQKVYLHPMIRDAHGRKMSKSLGNVVDPLEVINGTTLEDLLKRLEEGNLDQNELSVAREGKKKDFPDGIAECGTDALRFALISYTSQSDKINLDIKRVVGYRQWCNKLWNAIRFAMGKLGDHYTPPATIVASSMPPVCKWILSVLNKAIGKTVTSLEAYKFADATSAIYSWWQYQLCDVFIEAVKPYFFNDSQEFDSARAACRDALWVCLDNGLRLLHPFMPYVTEELWQRLPQPKDSCRKNSIMISEYPSVVQEWADDKLESEFSIILDTVNKLRSLKPPTDTNERRPAFALCRGEDIAATVQCYQSLVVSLSSVSSLKILAESDETPPDCSTAVVNKDLSVYLQLQGALNAEVELEKLRKKRDEIQKLQHALSQKMEASGYREKAPPSVQEEDMRKLTAFFEQLRVIGEAEKKLDA